One part of the Clarias gariepinus isolate MV-2021 ecotype Netherlands chromosome 24, CGAR_prim_01v2, whole genome shotgun sequence genome encodes these proteins:
- the ppp1cc gene encoding serine/threonine-protein phosphatase PP1-gamma catalytic subunit A isoform X1 translates to MTVRSLPAPPPSLSSLMTVVVGLISDNDESAYLKEVGNLENWCQRNNLRNGSKTKELMVDFSTKQEMTAIINESPVERVESFKYLGVHITQDLSWSCHINTVVKKARQRLYHLRRLRGFRLPSKVLRNFYSCTIESILMGNILTWFGNSTMQDRRALQRVVRSGRRRYNIKLWKTFTDCFNCLPIAAIVDEKIFCCHGGLSPDLQSMEQIRRIMRPTDVPDQGLLCDLLWSDPDKDVLGWGENDRGVSFTFGAEVVAKFLHKHDLDLICRAHQVVEDGYEFFAKRQLVTLFSAPNYCGEFDNAGAMMSVDETLMCSFQILKPAEKKKPNSSRPVTPPRNMVTKQAKK, encoded by the exons atgactgtgcgGTCActtccagctccaccaccatcattaagttcgctgatgacagtcgtggtgggcctgatctctgacaacgacGAGTCGGCCTACCTAAAGGAGGttgggaatctggagaactggtgtcagaggaacaatctccggAACggcagcaagacaaaggagctgatggtggacttcagcactaagcaggagatgACTGccatcatcaacgagagcccagtggagagagtggagagcttcaaatacctcggtgttcacatcacacaggacctgtcatggtcctgtcacatcaacaccgtggtgaaaaaggcccggcagcgcctctaccacctcagacgcttgagaggcttccgactgccctccaaggtgctcaggaacttttactcctgcaccatagagagcatcctgatgggaaacatcttaacctggttcgggaacagcaccatgcaggacagacgagctctacagagggtggtgcgatcag GCCGAAGGCGCTATAACATTAAACTGTGGAAGACATTTACTGACTGCTTTAACTGCTTACCTATTGCTGCCATTGTGGATGAGAAGATCTTCTGTTGCCATGGAG GTTTGTCTCCAGACCTGCAATCCATGGAACAAATTCGACGAATTATGAGGCCCACAGATGTTCCTGACCAGGGCCTGCTGTGTGACCTTCTGTGGTCTGATCCGGATAAAGATGTGCTAGGCTGGGGCGAAAATGACCGCGGCGTCTCCTTTACCTTTGGTGCTGAAGTGGTGGCCAAATTTCTCCATAAACATGACTTGGACCTGATCTGCAGGGCACACCAg GTCGTGGAGGATGGCTATGAATTCTTTGCCAAGAGGCAGTTGGTGACACTGTTTTCTGCACCAAACTACTGTGGTGAGTTCGACAATGCTGGGGCCATGATGAGCGTGGACGAGACCCTGATGTGTTCTTTTCAG ATTTTGAAACCAGCAGAGAAGAAGAAGCCAAACTCGAGCCGTCCAGTGACTCCCCCGAGGAACATGGTCACGAAGCAGGCAAAGAAATAA
- the ppp1cc gene encoding serine/threonine-protein phosphatase PP1-gamma catalytic subunit A isoform X2 — translation MADIDKLNIDSIIQRLLEVRGSKPGKNVQLQENEIRGLCLKSREIFLSQPILLELEAPLKICGDIHGQYYDLLRLFEYGGYPPESNYLFLGDYVDRGKQSLETICLLLAYKIKYPENFFLLRGNHECASINRIYGFYDECRRRYNIKLWKTFTDCFNCLPIAAIVDEKIFCCHGGLSPDLQSMEQIRRIMRPTDVPDQGLLCDLLWSDPDKDVLGWGENDRGVSFTFGAEVVAKFLHKHDLDLICRAHQVVEDGYEFFAKRQLVTLFSAPNYCGEFDNAGAMMSVDETLMCSFQILKPAEKKKPNSSRPVTPPRNMVTKQAKK, via the exons TGAGAGGGTCAAAGCCTGGTAAAAATGTTCAGCTGCAGGAGAATGAGATTCGTGGTCTCTGTCTGAAATCTCGTGAAATCTTCCTTAGCCAGCCTATTTTGCTGGAGTTGGAGGCCCCTCTAAAGATCTGTG GTGACATCCATGGGCAGTACTATGATCTGCTGCGGCTCTTCGAATATGGTGGTTATCCACCGGAAAGTAACTACCTGTTTCTTGGGGACTATGTGGATCGGGGCAAACAATCACTTGAGACCATTTGCCTCCTTCTAGCCTACAAAATCAAATATCCTGAAAACTTCTTCCTGCTCAGGGGAAACCATGAATGCGCCTCAATCAATCGCATCTATGGCTTCTACGATGAGT GCCGAAGGCGCTATAACATTAAACTGTGGAAGACATTTACTGACTGCTTTAACTGCTTACCTATTGCTGCCATTGTGGATGAGAAGATCTTCTGTTGCCATGGAG GTTTGTCTCCAGACCTGCAATCCATGGAACAAATTCGACGAATTATGAGGCCCACAGATGTTCCTGACCAGGGCCTGCTGTGTGACCTTCTGTGGTCTGATCCGGATAAAGATGTGCTAGGCTGGGGCGAAAATGACCGCGGCGTCTCCTTTACCTTTGGTGCTGAAGTGGTGGCCAAATTTCTCCATAAACATGACTTGGACCTGATCTGCAGGGCACACCAg GTCGTGGAGGATGGCTATGAATTCTTTGCCAAGAGGCAGTTGGTGACACTGTTTTCTGCACCAAACTACTGTGGTGAGTTCGACAATGCTGGGGCCATGATGAGCGTGGACGAGACCCTGATGTGTTCTTTTCAG ATTTTGAAACCAGCAGAGAAGAAGAAGCCAAACTCGAGCCGTCCAGTGACTCCCCCGAGGAACATGGTCACGAAGCAGGCAAAGAAATAA